The Salvelinus namaycush isolate Seneca chromosome 19, SaNama_1.0, whole genome shotgun sequence DNA window CACTCAGTACCGCGACAGGTTTCCCCTTCATCTCCATGAATTGTTTTACTTCATCCTTCAGTCCGTAAAACTGCGCGAGCATGTTTTCACGGCTCAACCATCGCACCACAGTGGTAAACCAGATCACCATACTCCGATTCAAGATCACTCAATAGTTCAATAAATTGGCGGTTGTTCAGCACTTTGCTTTTGATAAAATTTATGGTCGACACTACAGTTGCCATTACGTTGTTCGGCTTCAGGGACTGTGCACACATACTTTCTTGATGTATGATGCAGTTGCATATAATTCAATCACTTGGATCAAGACTGAGACAACTcatttatttttttcactaataCGGTTAACCTATTTTTCGAGCCAACCATGGCTGGCGCTCCATCTGTAGTAAGGCCACTTCATTTTTCAAACCGTAGCTCAAATTTGCTCATTGCCGAGACAAGTCTCTCAAACAAATTCTCACCTCTGGTTGTGATATGCATGGCTTCCAAAAACAGCAATTCCTCCCTTGTGTCAAACTCCGCGGTAATCCCACGCACAAAAATGGCAAATTGAGCCGTATGTGTTGTCAGTCGCTTAATCACATGCCAAAGAGAAAAACTCGACATTTCTTGCGGAGTCCTTCAATGTTTTATCGGTATCTTGTGCCATGCCAGTTATCCGCTCTGTGACGATTCTTCGAGACAAACTGACACTTTGGAACAATTTAACTTTGTCTGGTGTTAGCAACTCTTTTACAAATTCTCATTCCAAATGAGGCTTCAGTTTCTTTGTTAAACTCGCTAACCACAAAATTTGATTGCATAACATTTTCCCCATCCAAACGAAGTTTCGTAAAGGCGGCTTGTTGGTCACCCAAACCCGGCTGAAGAGCAATTACTTTATCCACACGAAGTTATCATTGCAACTCATTCAGTTTAGCATGTTTCGAGCTGTAATGACGCTCCAAATTTGCCTTTCTCATTACTGCAAGTGCATCCCCACAAACTAGGAATACACTTccacaaaaaaaaaagtgtcttgGGAACCGCGACACTCCGGAtctacttttattttatttactgtaGCAATTTGTCTGACGTACAGGTGCTCGATGATGACGAGCTGTCCGTCTAGCGCCAccaaacattttatttttgtggaAAAATGACGTCTATAGCTTTTTTTAATATATAAACTAATAATACATCGTCTTTTcacattttgaaaatgtatttaattactAGAATAGGTTCACGCCTACGCCCACGAAGCGGCCAACCTGTAGGGAAGAGTTGTCAAGCTTCTGCTGGTCGAAATGTACGgttactttccctttcttgggcccagggatgatagtggacatcttaTAGCTAGCACTTGCTTATAATAACCAAAACTGTTTGGTCTTTACACAATAAAACACATTACAATATAAGGAATGCAACTAAGGTACTACTTATCAATGGTGTTTAAAGTGCAACGAGCGTTTATTTATTTACCTGTGACGTAAAGCCTTGGTAATACTGCGTAGTCTTTGCGCGCGCTGCAGCCTCTGCAGAAAGTGGATTCTGCCTTTTTGCACGGACCGCTTTTGGTAAGTAGGCTTGCCAGTTTGTTAGTGTGATAATATTGATAAAGTCATGTGCAAATAATACATTCAGTAGGCCCTATTAAAATAATATTAATATAAGAGGTTGTGATCTTATCATGGACATATGGCTTCAGTGTATGGGCGAAGTCTTGGTCGTTTTTTTGACAGCTCGCTAGCCAGCGTTCTCTGACTCTGGCCGCGCAATTGTTAGTCTAGTTTCGATACAACCAATAAAGTTTTTAAGAGTCCAGCACAATGTAAAAACTCTCTTGGTTGCATCGAAGCTATTGTTAGCCTAGCAGCTCTACCTGCGGCAGGTCAGGCTTGATGGCGCTAGCTAGGCTAAAACGACGCCAGTGATTGTACTTTTGTTCATTATAGAACGCTTTCTATTCGTCAACTTTGTGTGAAATATGATGCGattaatagtaggctacagtaatttagctagttaacaaacataacgttagctagctagctgacatagCTTGAACTCGGACTTTAACTTAAGTAACGTTAACTAACCACTATAGCGAGAAAACTAACAGACAATGGTCATTTGTTAGTGGTGGGTCAGTAATCAAATGGCAAAACTTTCTAAATGATTTTAAGACTAGCTAGTTAGCCAACTTTCTAAATGGGAAAACTTTAGCCTGGGTAGCTAGCTATTTTTCATCTATTGAAAACATCCAGGCACAAATATCTTTGATCAAGGTGTGTCGTTACCATGGTCACCAGCCAGGGTTACAGTATTAGCAAAGATTTGTTTAACTAAACCAAGATATGATATGACAGAtatgtcgtttccaatgggaacaaatgagtcatagtgggcagagccaagcacgaacTATGGAAGTCCTATTGGCCTGTTCAAGCATACATCTTCAAATTTCAGTTAGCCTACTCTGTGAAGGGAGCGTGTGCATTAACTAATTTCGTCTTTCCACTCCTTGTAAATAACGCGATTTTGGCAAAACAGTCAACAAAACTTAGTATAATCTGTtcgtaacagattctagttttggaaacagaaaactgtattgagatcaaacgTTTAATGATGAGAAAATGCAGAATGTCGGCGAAAATCCATCTCAGACCGCCGGCCATTGGGCTTCCTCTCTTTACCATATTTGTTAGTGTTTGGAAACGCCAagtggatgcttcacatttatacatcaggtgaaatatctgtctcattgttctatctgagGTATTAGTTTGCCTAAATCGTTTGGCCATTCATTCTCATTCTATTCTACTCTTCCTCATCCCCATTCTCCCTTCCTTCAGGAATATAGAGTGAGTGTCAGAAGTTTCGCTCTTCATCATGGCGAGTCAGTCGATGGAGATCATGGCCAAGGCGCTGGAGCAGCAGGTGCTGCAGTCAGCCAGGATGGTGGAGGAGCAGCTGGATGCAGAGCTGGGGAAGCTGGAGCGCATGGATGACGATGAGATGGAAAagctgaaggagaggaggatggaggccCTCAAGAAATCCCAGAAACAAAAGCAGGTAGGAGGGAAAGACAGTGGTCACATTGGCTGAGCCATATGGTGGATGCCAAACAAGCATTTTATTTAGTCCATCCAGTTCTTTCATACCAGTAACACTCATCATGTCATGTTTGTGCTCTGTCACCTCAGGAGTGGCTGGGTAAAGGGCATGGGGAGTACAAGGAGATCCCCAGTGAGAAAGACTTCTTCCCTGAGGTGAAGGAGAGCAATCGAGTGGTCTGCCATTTCTACAGAGACTCCACCTTCAGGTTTGCAACACAGCAATGTTTTCTTGTTTCTTCTCTACCTGTTGTTCTCCTGCCATTACAGGCCAAAAACCTAGTGCTGTTTTATTGCTGCAAATTAATTGAGATCCGGGGTGAGCTTATCCTCCTAAATCCTAAGAAAATTATTAGAAAGGGGTTTATTGCCCAGGATTTCTTTATTGCAGCTTCTACCAGGAGCTAACCctgctgtctcctctcccctccattcTAAAGATGCAAGATCCTGGACAAGCACCTTAGCGTCCTGGCCAAGAAGCACCTGGAGACCAAGTTCATCAAGCTGAATGTGGACAAGGCTCCATTCCTGACAGATAGGCTGCGGATCAAGGTGATTCCCACTCTGGCGCTGGTAAAGGACGGGAAGACCAAGGACTACATAGTGGGTTTCACAGACCTAGGAAACACAGACGAGTTCCCCACAGAGGTGCTGGAGTGGAGACTGGGCTGCTCTGACATCATCAACTACAGGTACACAGACAGTGTGATTTCCTAAAGATAATCACACCTCTAGATAGAAAGATGATCTGTCTAGGTATTTCCTGTTGGGCATTTGAGGCCATTGGTTCATTTGCAAAAGGAATAAAAAGCCTTACCAGTTCATGCACAAACACAGGCTGATTAGACATTAAGTTCTTAGTTCAGATCAAGTCTCGTAACACCCCTCCCTACACTTTCAGTGGTAACCTCATGGAACCCCCCACCCTGACACAGAAATCTGGTTCAAAGTTCACCAAAGTGGAGAAGAAGACCATCAGGGGGAGAGGACACGACTCAGACTCTGAAGACGACTAGAAGACCGTCAGCCTTCAACTTCCGTCTCTCTGGCTGGGCTACTAACCACTAACCGGCAgaaccatctcttcctgttttgTTCCTTTCATGTTTATCATTTTCCTATTTATCCCAGTCTTCCatgctttttgttttgttttgtgggTGTGAACTTAATCATATGAGTTCATATTTAATTACATTCAAGTGCTTTTTGGTTGTTTATTTCCAACCTGCAAATAAAAGGATACCTATCTGAGCCAATTAACTCTTTCTGCCCTGACTGACTCCAGTTCTGGACTTCAATTGGAATCAATGAAACTCTGAGACCTGATGCTGTTACCATTTAACGAATCATCCTCGCTAACACTATAGCTAGCTAAATTAACATCGATCCATGTCATTTGTCGACACGATTTGTGGGGGAAAACTTCAATCCAGCTTTTCATGAGCAACAACCAAGTGCCAAGGTCAGCTGCATTCCACAGCCACCTCCTTTGTGTCGTCAGTGTGATTGGTAGCACAGGTTTGAGTTTTTCTATAAAAATGGGCTTGATCTTAAAATAAGCTGATCACCACTGGCACATTATTTTCCTCTGACTTCCTCGATTGCATGGATGTATTATTTTATACACATTAACATATTATACATGTTAATGTTATGTTTTTATTTGAAATATAATACAAAGGGGTGAGCTATAGAAGTGTTTCTCAGTCCAGGTCTAGAATGAACACCGGTACAGGGATTTCACTAATACAGTAATTTGAATCACAGCTGATTTCTGGTAGGCCAGACTGTAAAAACATTCATTTGTGTTCTATACAGATTGGATAGGTGAAAGCATGTGATCCACTACACAGCCAATCCAGTCATGTCAGTGATTACTTTGAGGAAGGGAGGATGCATTTTCAGTATTCAAACAGGACCACTGACAAAATGGCTTGAGTATAGAGTAGTGCTGGCTATGACTCGATGGCTTTGGACCCTACAGGTTTGAGGAGGCGTCGTACGATCAGCTCTCCTTTGCTGTTCAGGTAGGTGTCGGCCATGTCTTCCTCAGCAGGGAGACCATGGGGAAGCTTCAGTGGCTGGATCCTGAACAGAGAGAAGGACGGAGAAGAGATGAGATGGAAGAGTGGTCAAAGTTCATCTGTATTGAATTAGAGGATTTCAGTTGTCAGGATCAACCAACCACGCACTCAATTGGTAAACAGTAGCATACACTTGACAGGAATGAACAGATGTATTTAATAATAGCCCTGCGCTAACAAAGTAATAACATGTCTTGCAAACTCGAGCAGCCTTACCTCACAAGATGCTTGATGAATTTCAGCTGGTTGTTGACTGAAGGGATGTTCTTGTGAATTACAGGTACATACGCCTGAGGAGGAGGAGCAAAGAACAATTACAGTGCAACCAAGTTAGCAATCAGAATCATTATTATAACTTGATATTACAGCAAGAGCAAGCACAGCACACAACTGAACTCAATACAAGTCCTATCCGCTCTGCTTAAGGAAAGCCGAGGGGTGGGCAACTTtcaattagttgaatcaggtgtgttacagtTTGGCTGGAGCAAAATCCTGCGCCCACACCCACGCAGGGTAAGATTGCCACACACTAGGCTATCCCCTCAGATGTGAGGTTATTAATCCAAGCTGATAGGAGCCCCACCTTCTGCAAGCAGAGTCCCTCCACTAGCTTCTTCTCCCAGTAGGGCCGGCGCATGGTGCTCTTGACCCGCGTCACCACGTGCAGCTTATGGGGCTGCTCCTGGTTTCCACCATACTTCTCATGCTCTTGAGACCGCTCGTCCAGAATCTGTAgacacagaaagacagatttaCTACGGATTCAAAGGAGTCGCAAAGGTTTGTTTAAAAATGTAATTTCCATGATCATTGCCATTAGGATATGACCAAagtgttataatataataaataGAGGGTGcttattagaggtcgaccgattatgatttttcaacgccgataccgattattggcgGACCCAAAAAacccgataccgattaatcgtccgatttgatatatatatttgtaataatgacaattacaacaatactgaatgaacacttttattttaacttaatatattacatcaataaaatctatttagtctcaaataaataatgaaacatgttcaatttggtttaaataatgcaaaaacaaagtgtttgagaagaaagtaaaagtgcaatatttgccatgtaaaaaagctaacgtttaagttctttGCTCAGAatatgagaacatatgaaagctggtggttccttttaacatgagtcttcaatattacCAGGTAAGAAGGTTTACGTTGTAGTTATTAAATCGgcattataggactatttctctctataccatttgtatttcatatacctttgactattggatattcatataggcactatagtattgccagcctaatatcgggagttgataggcttgaagtcataaacagtacaatgcttgaagcacagcgaagtgctgctggcaaatgcaggaaagtgctgtttgaattaatgcttacgagcctgctgctgcctaccccTGCTcaatcagactgctctatcaaatatcaatataataacacacagaaatacgagccttaggtcattaatatggtcaaatccggaaactatcatttcgaaaacaaaacgtttattctttcagtgaaatacggaaccgttccgtattttatctaatgggtggcatccctaagtctaaatattgctgttacattgcacaaccttcaatgttatgtcataattatgtacaattctggcaaattaattacagtctttgttaggaacaaatggtcttcacacagttcgcaacgagccaggcggcccaaactgctgcatatacccggactctgcttgcacagagcgcaagagaagtgacacaatttccctagttaatattgcctgctaacatgaatttattttaacaaaatatgcaagtttaaaaatatatacttgtgtattaatTTTATTAAGAaagacattgatgtttatggttaggtacacattggtgcaacaacagtgcttttttcgcaaatgcacttgttaaatcacccgtttggcaaagttgaagtaggctgtgattcgatgataaattaacaggcaccgcatcgattatatgcaatgcaggacaagctagataaactagtaatatcatcaaccatgtgtagttaactagtgattatgttaagattgattgtattttataagataagtttaatgctagctagcaacttaccttggctccttgctgcactcgcgtaacaggtagtcagcctgccacgcaatctcctcgtggagtgcaatgtaatcggccataatcggtgtccaaaaatgcagattaccgattgttattaaaacttgaaatcggccctaattaatcagccattccaATTAATCAGTCAACCTCtagtgcttatatttgtcctgtttcacacatgtacatGTGTATAACCTTAGTATAAACTGTGTGGTGTGAAATGGACATGCATATCACTCCCCCTGAAACACCCTTGGAGAGTGGGATAATGGCCAGGGATCAGCCATTGACGATGAcactggagcaattagggttaaggacATAGGTCAGAAACTTTTGCTTTGAGTTGAGGTATTCATTGCATTTAGATTGTATGGGCCTGCCCTTGACGAAAGTCTGCAGCACCCTACCTCTTGTGGGATCCGTGCTTTGGTGAACTTGCTTCGGAATGAAATTAACCAAGGCAGAGGCGTAGATTCTGTTAAAGCCTGCAAGAATGCACAGACACATAATCAAATATGCAAGGCGTGAAGAGAATAAGAAAAACCAAAAACAACTATGGAGGAACACAAAGTCGGATGATCCTACAAAATGTGTCGTTCTAACAACCTGTTATCTGACTGATAGCTTTAATTTGAGTTACAACTGTCTGCCAGGAAGATAGTCTGCCTTTAATAATTTAGACTCCTTACCTGAATTGGGGAAGGTATGTGAAGACCACGACATAGCATTGCCATATTTACTTGTTGGTTGATAAGTCTGTAGCAGGGAAGCCAAGGTTATAATGCAAAAACCGCCAAATGCGAATTCGACAAGGAAATAGTGATTCTACCGAGATATAAAGTGTTGTTACTATAATgtcaatatttttttaaattatattttcaaCAAACATCAAAATACAGCTGAATAAACGCAAACTGAAATGCTAGAATGTTTCAGCACTTACGGCACTCACCGGAAGCCGTCAGTATAGCAGTCACTTACTAACGTTACCGTGCTACTTCAAAACTTGGTAATTTCGTTCCTGCATGGCTTTCATTTGTTTCAATTGACTTTGTGAAAAAACGTCGCTTTTTTTTAACAATGTGATATTGTATGATTAACTATATGGTTTGACCCCCAAAAAATTTTACATGTGTATTTCATAATTAATTCGTTTATATTTCATTTAGGCATTTTCACTTCCGTGGATATGTTGCTCAGGGGAATTATTATTCATGCGTACCTGTATATGGACAAGGAAACAAACCAACATCAGGAAGTTAGTGCCATGAGAGGATGATTTTGATCAGATTTACGTTTGAATTAATGGAATGAAATCTCGTCATCCGATTTAGATATCATCTAAGCATGAGGAGTTTAAACAAGGCTATACGAGTTTAAGAAGTGTCTACTGATGCATTGTATTGCCTCTGAAGATGTGCCAAAGAAGACTTGATACCTCAAGCGGACTCAGACGAATTTAATATTCCTGTCGCTGAGCTGTGGACGGACGAAGCATGTGCATACTCCTTTGCCGTCTATGGCATACTCTAACCAGGTGAATTACAAATATCCACAATTTGACACATTGAACTCAAAATCTCAGTCCATTTTTACCAGATAGTGAACCATGACGCAAGTCCCTGGTATGGAGACCTCTGCCATCTCCGTCCTGAAACGAGCCGTGGAGCTGGACCAGAGCTCGCGCTtccaggagtcgctagtgtgctACCAGGAGGGGATCCAGCTACTGATGGACGTGCtgaaaggtaacacacacacagtcacatggTATGAGGGTAACATCTGTTTTACTGATCTACTCATCTGTTCACAGCTGTGAAAGATGACTCGAAGAAAGTCCACTACAGACAGAAGATAAAGAGCTACATGGATCGAGCAGAACAGATCAAAGTCCATGTCAACCAACTAAAAGAAGGTAATAGATCTCAGAGAACTGATGTGACTTTCCCAAAGGAATCATTCCTGCACCTTACTGCTGCCTTCCTCTTATTCCTCCTTCCAGGGATGAGCATTAATTACAAAATAGACTAAAGACCAATGtattaaaatacatgtattttgttattgaaaatacaaaaatacatttgcaagtagCCGGCCGAACAtcaacaacattctcagtaacaGTTACTCAAACGTcttacttgctatgactgtgatatgttgttgtttatttgCCTTAGTTGGATGCACTGtcactggataagagtgtctgctaaattaccaaaATGTCTGTGAAAGTGAACaactgcaaagcacactgggtattGTCATTGACCATTTTACAGGGCCTAGCTCATTAGAGTAATACTGAGCATGCTTTGCAATTGTTCATTTTtacatgtacatttacatttagtttatttagcagacaatcttatcacaccatagtgtgtcatggggcactttgttcacaaagctgacatcagaaaaccactcacccacacaacgccatacacgtggtctgcggttgtgaggccgattggatgTACTACCAAACTCTCTAAAAttacattggaggcagcttatggtagagaaatgaacattacattatctggcaacagctctggtggatattcctgcagtcagcatgccaattacacgctgcctcaaaacttgagacatttgtgggattgtgttgtgtggcaaaactgaacattttagagtggctttttattgtcccagcacaaggtgctgtttaatcagcttcttgaaatgccacacctgtcagggtgatggattatcttggcaaaagagaaatgctcactaacagggatgtgaacaaatttgtgtattgtcacacaatttgagagaaataaggtttttggTGTGaatggaacatttcagggatcttttatttcaggttatgaaacatgagaccaacacttaaaatgttgcatttatatttttgttcagtgtatttcaaATGCATGTAACAGAAATACCTCCTATCTCTGCCTCTTTCCCTtcttatccctccctctctcaactCCTCTCCCACTCAGAGGGGAAGTACCATGAGCAGATCAGGATAGCAGACGATGCTACAGGCTATAGTTACGAGGTTCTGTTCAGGCCTTACGTAACCGAGGGGCTGACTGAGGTCTGGGTGGAGGACCCTTACATCCGACATATTCACCAGGTAATTTACCTGTACACTATCAAACACATTCACCAGATGATATACTGCAGAAACTTACTATTACCTCTGGGTGTTCTGCTCCCTCAAAAGCTGGTTTGTCTATTAATATGATTGTGGAATCTGCCTTGGATGCCATTGCCATGCTGGTTTAGTCATGAGATCTTGACTTTGACCCTTCTGCCCTCTTAGCTGTATAACTTCCTGAGGTTCTGTGAGATGCTGCTGAAGGCCAG harbors:
- the LOC120064306 gene encoding thioredoxin domain-containing protein 9-like, encoding MASQSMEIMAKALEQQVLQSARMVEEQLDAELGKLERMDDDEMEKLKERRMEALKKSQKQKQEWLGKGHGEYKEIPSEKDFFPEVKESNRVVCHFYRDSTFRCKILDKHLSVLAKKHLETKFIKLNVDKAPFLTDRLRIKVIPTLALVKDGKTKDYIVGFTDLGNTDEFPTEVLEWRLGCSDIINYSGNLMEPPTLTQKSGSKFTKVEKKTIRGRGHDSDSEDD
- the mrpl30 gene encoding 39S ribosomal protein L30, mitochondrial translates to MAMLCRGLHIPSPIQALTESTPLPWLISFRSKFTKARIPQEILDERSQEHEKYGGNQEQPHKLHVVTRVKSTMRRPYWEKKLVEGLCLQKAYVPVIHKNIPSVNNQLKFIKHLVRIQPLKLPHGLPAEEDMADTYLNSKGELIVRRLLKPVGSKAIES
- the mitd1 gene encoding MIT domain-containing protein 1 isoform X1; protein product: MTQVPGMETSAISVLKRAVELDQSSRFQESLVCYQEGIQLLMDVLKAVKDDSKKVHYRQKIKSYMDRAEQIKVHVNQLKEEGKYHEQIRIADDATGYSYEVLFRPYVTEGLTEVWVEDPYIRHIHQLYNFLRFCEMLLKASCKVKRIHLLTSQEEGDNSSQQASALSELKQSLQSQDVCLDLQYSTFHDREIRFDNGWIIKIGRGLDYFKKPKGRFSIGYCDYDLRQCQETTVDIFHSKHTKTL
- the mitd1 gene encoding MIT domain-containing protein 1 isoform X2 gives rise to the protein MTQVPGMETSAISVLKRAVELDQSSRFQESLVCYQEGIQLLMDVLKAVKDDSKKVHYRQKIKSYMDRAEQIKVHVNQLKEEGKYHEQIRIADDATGYSYEVLFRPYVTEGLTEVWVEDPYIRHIHQGDNSSQQASALSELKQSLQSQDVCLDLQYSTFHDREIRFDNGWIIKIGRGLDYFKKPKGRFSIGYCDYDLRQCQETTVDIFHSKHTKTL